A DNA window from Streptomyces asoensis contains the following coding sequences:
- a CDS encoding SCO5717 family growth-regulating ATPase, with protein sequence MSSDRDGIRGGWATPGDDQPDAESAVETPGEFTIDYAPPAWYTQNAGGGQGPVPGTGGPGTPGAPAAPHAPPGTPGTPGVPLPEAPFAPVAPPAPPAMPAAPPAHPAPAAPAVPPGAGSVVVPDLPVGSGFEPQPQPQQHPVEGASEGGSGSGDLESPATMRFSAAALKREIAEHASAAQAADAERPAEHAQPAEAAVPGDAEPVPTPAPVDAPGVPAGSAGSETPAAAAAHEEEAAAAVDATVNDSGTEPGHPVAQPFVPQPPAAEPEAAEHTAEASADERSAVPGDAAVTDGATDAPDVVEDAVPHSDSAVEEPSDAVPTSAAGSQDGVTQDAVPPAGPVQDDVPSDAVPAAPPAWTPPPTPQAELPPLPPSYQPAAPAPAAQWPAQPQPVDASAQPPAQQPHVQHQQPHAQQPVPPQAAPPAPAAWNPPVPEPAPVAPQPGYGFPQPPVPAPAAQQPAAPQPGYGFPQPGVAPAPPAPQPPANAHAPGGYGFPQHADAPPAPAGYGFPQPNTGPAAAAPSPANQPQPQQTPPAAQPQADAHAPGGYGFPQHADAPPAPAGYGFPQPPAPQSQPQPQPQGEQPPVVPAHPGFPQPGVPQQADGQSPAAAPQGFPHGAPQGFPGQFPPAGAQPQAEPQPQAPHPAQPQPPEAYVPQPQPSAPYAQPAPAPDPAQGPPVQQPVDPRAGAAWPQPIRHDQRQPVNPGAAPLGYTAAVELSSDRLLNNKRQKAKSGRPAAAASRFKLGGKKEEAERQRKLELIRTPVLSCYRIAVISLKGGVGKTTTTTALGSTLATERQDKILAIDANPDAGTLGRRVRRETGATIRDLVQAIPYLNSYMDIRRFTSQAPSGLEIIANDVDPAVSTTFNDEDYRRAIEVLGNQYPIILTDSGTGLLYSAMRGVLDLADQLIIISTPSVDGASSASTTLDWLSAHGYAELVSRSLTVISGVRETGKMIKVDDIVAHFETRCRGVVVVPFDEHLAAGAEVDLDMMRPKVREAYFNLTALVAEDFIRHQQRQGLWTSDGNPPPVAAPPMPGQQTPGQQVPGQPYPPQAGQPYPQAPQPGPGQPYAPGQPYPAQPGQAYPQQQPQPGQEPYAQPQPQPQPQPGYPQPGYGYPQHPQAPQPGQPPQQ encoded by the coding sequence GTGAGCAGCGATCGGGACGGGATCCGCGGGGGCTGGGCCACACCCGGCGATGACCAGCCCGACGCCGAGTCCGCCGTCGAGACGCCGGGCGAGTTCACCATCGACTACGCGCCGCCGGCTTGGTACACGCAGAACGCGGGCGGCGGCCAGGGGCCGGTTCCCGGGACGGGCGGGCCGGGAACCCCGGGTGCGCCTGCCGCGCCGCACGCCCCGCCCGGAACGCCGGGAACGCCCGGAGTGCCCCTGCCGGAAGCGCCGTTCGCGCCCGTGGCGCCTCCCGCTCCTCCGGCGATGCCTGCCGCTCCGCCCGCCCATCCCGCTCCGGCGGCGCCCGCCGTGCCTCCGGGCGCGGGTTCCGTCGTCGTGCCGGACCTTCCGGTGGGCAGCGGATTCGAGCCCCAGCCCCAGCCCCAGCAGCATCCCGTCGAGGGCGCCTCGGAGGGCGGTTCCGGCAGCGGGGATCTGGAGAGCCCCGCCACCATGCGCTTCTCGGCGGCTGCGCTCAAGCGGGAGATCGCCGAGCACGCCTCGGCGGCGCAGGCCGCCGACGCCGAGCGGCCCGCCGAGCACGCCCAGCCCGCCGAAGCGGCCGTCCCCGGCGACGCGGAACCGGTCCCCACCCCGGCGCCGGTCGACGCCCCGGGCGTACCGGCCGGAAGCGCCGGAAGCGAAACCCCCGCCGCAGCCGCGGCGCATGAAGAGGAAGCCGCAGCCGCGGTCGACGCGACGGTGAACGACAGCGGCACCGAACCCGGACACCCGGTGGCCCAGCCTTTCGTGCCGCAGCCCCCCGCGGCCGAGCCGGAGGCCGCTGAACACACCGCCGAGGCATCCGCGGACGAGCGGTCGGCAGTTCCCGGCGACGCTGCCGTGACGGACGGCGCGACCGACGCTCCCGACGTCGTCGAGGACGCGGTCCCGCACAGCGACTCCGCCGTGGAGGAGCCCTCGGACGCCGTCCCCACGAGCGCCGCCGGATCCCAGGACGGCGTGACGCAGGACGCCGTCCCGCCCGCCGGCCCGGTCCAGGACGACGTGCCTTCGGACGCCGTTCCCGCCGCGCCGCCGGCCTGGACTCCCCCGCCGACCCCGCAGGCCGAACTGCCTCCGCTGCCGCCGTCGTACCAGCCCGCGGCGCCCGCCCCGGCGGCCCAATGGCCGGCCCAGCCGCAGCCCGTCGACGCGTCGGCGCAGCCGCCCGCCCAGCAGCCTCACGTGCAGCACCAGCAACCGCACGCGCAGCAGCCGGTGCCCCCGCAGGCGGCCCCGCCCGCGCCGGCCGCCTGGAACCCGCCGGTCCCGGAGCCCGCCCCGGTCGCACCGCAGCCGGGCTACGGCTTCCCGCAGCCCCCCGTTCCCGCACCGGCCGCTCAGCAGCCCGCCGCCCCGCAGCCCGGCTACGGCTTCCCGCAGCCCGGTGTCGCTCCGGCGCCCCCTGCCCCCCAGCCCCCCGCCAACGCCCACGCGCCCGGCGGCTACGGCTTCCCCCAGCACGCCGACGCCCCACCCGCCCCCGCGGGTTACGGCTTCCCGCAGCCGAACACCGGCCCGGCGGCAGCCGCCCCCTCCCCCGCCAACCAGCCCCAGCCCCAGCAGACGCCCCCGGCTGCCCAGCCCCAGGCCGACGCCCACGCGCCCGGCGGCTACGGCTTCCCCCAGCACGCCGACGCCCCACCCGCCCCCGCGGGTTACGGCTTTCCGCAGCCCCCGGCCCCGCAGTCGCAGCCGCAGCCGCAGCCGCAGGGCGAACAGCCTCCGGTCGTTCCGGCGCATCCCGGCTTCCCGCAGCCTGGTGTCCCGCAGCAGGCGGACGGGCAGTCCCCGGCGGCGGCCCCCCAGGGCTTCCCGCACGGGGCGCCGCAGGGCTTCCCCGGGCAGTTCCCTCCCGCCGGCGCGCAGCCGCAGGCCGAGCCCCAGCCGCAGGCGCCGCACCCCGCGCAGCCCCAGCCGCCGGAGGCGTACGTCCCGCAGCCCCAGCCGTCGGCGCCGTACGCGCAGCCGGCTCCCGCGCCCGACCCCGCGCAGGGGCCGCCGGTCCAGCAGCCCGTGGATCCCCGGGCCGGGGCCGCCTGGCCGCAGCCGATCCGGCACGATCAGCGGCAGCCGGTCAACCCCGGTGCCGCGCCGCTGGGTTACACCGCCGCCGTGGAGCTGTCGTCCGACAGGCTGCTCAACAACAAGAGGCAGAAGGCGAAGAGCGGCCGGCCGGCGGCCGCCGCCTCCCGCTTCAAGCTCGGCGGCAAGAAGGAGGAGGCCGAGCGGCAGCGCAAGCTCGAGCTGATCCGGACGCCGGTGCTGTCGTGCTACCGGATCGCCGTCATCAGCCTCAAGGGCGGTGTGGGCAAGACGACGACCACCACCGCCCTCGGCTCCACCCTCGCCACCGAGCGCCAGGACAAGATCCTCGCGATCGACGCGAACCCGGACGCCGGTACGCTCGGCCGCCGGGTGCGCCGCGAGACGGGGGCGACGATCCGTGACCTCGTCCAGGCGATCCCGTACCTCAACTCGTACATGGACATCCGGCGGTTCACCTCCCAGGCGCCGTCCGGCCTGGAGATCATCGCCAACGACGTCGACCCGGCCGTGTCCACGACCTTCAACGACGAGGACTACCGCCGGGCGATCGAGGTGCTCGGCAACCAGTACCCGATCATCCTCACCGACTCCGGCACCGGTCTGCTCTACAGCGCCATGCGGGGCGTCCTCGACCTCGCCGATCAGCTGATCATCATCTCCACCCCGTCCGTGGACGGCGCGAGCAGCGCCAGTACGACGCTGGACTGGCTGTCCGCGCACGGGTACGCCGAGCTGGTCTCCCGCTCGCTCACCGTCATCTCCGGTGTGCGCGAGACCGGCAAGATGATCAAGGTGGACGACATCGTGGCGCACTTCGAGACCCGCTGCCGGGGTGTCGTCGTCGTGCCGTTCGACGAGCACCTGGCGGCCGGCGCCGAGGTCGACCTCGACATGATGCGGCCCAAGGTCCGGGAGGCGTACTTCAACCTCACGGCACTGGTCGCGGAGGACTTCATCCGCCACCAGCAGCGCCAGGGACTGTGGACCAGCGACGGCAACCCGCCGCCGGTCGCCGCCCCGCCCATGCCGGGCCAGCAGACGCCCGGCCAGCAGGTACCGGGGCAGCCTTACCCGCCGCAGGCCGGCCAGCCGTACCCGCAGGCGCCCCAGCCGGGGCCCGGTCAGCCGTACGCCCCGGGGCAGCCGTACCCGGCGCAGCCGGGCCAGGCCTACCCGCAGCAGCAGCCGCAGCCGGGGCAGGAGCCGTACGCCCAGCCGCAGCCCCAGCCCCAGCCCCAGCCGGGATATCCCCAGCCCGGTTACGGCTATCCGCAGCACCCCCAGGCGCCGCAGCCCGGGCAGCCTCCGCAGCAGTGA
- the rpsO gene encoding 30S ribosomal protein S15, protein MPLDAATKKQLITEFGQKEGDTGSPEVQVAMLSRRISDLTEHLKTHKHDHHSRRGLLILVGQRRRLLQYLAKKDIQRFRALVDRLGIRRGAAGAK, encoded by the coding sequence GTGCCGCTCGACGCCGCTACGAAGAAGCAGCTCATCACGGAGTTCGGCCAGAAGGAGGGCGACACCGGCTCCCCCGAGGTCCAGGTCGCCATGCTGTCGCGCCGGATCTCGGACCTGACCGAGCACCTCAAGACGCACAAGCACGACCACCACTCCCGTCGTGGTCTGCTGATCCTGGTCGGCCAGCGTCGCCGCCTGCTGCAGTACCTCGCCAAGAAGGACATCCAGCGCTTCCGTGCGCTGGTCGACCGCCTCGGCATCCGCCGCGGTGCGGCGGGCGCCAAGTAG
- a CDS encoding DUF397 domain-containing protein, which yields MADAEDRELRARKERERDELYALDISGVEWQCAPGTEEHEERVEIAHLPEGAVAMRSSLDPETVLRYTEAEWRAFVLGARDGEFDLEPAPADGGAGA from the coding sequence ATGGCCGATGCCGAGGACAGGGAACTCAGGGCGCGCAAGGAGCGGGAACGGGACGAGCTGTACGCGCTCGACATCTCCGGCGTCGAGTGGCAGTGCGCGCCGGGCACGGAGGAGCACGAGGAGCGCGTCGAGATCGCCCACCTCCCGGAGGGAGCGGTCGCGATGCGGTCGTCGCTCGACCCCGAGACGGTGCTGCGCTACACGGAGGCGGAGTGGCGGGCCTTCGTCCTCGGCGCGCGGGACGGCGAGTTCGACCTGGAGCCGGCCCCCGCCGACGGTGGGGCGGGGGCGTAG
- a CDS encoding polyribonucleotide nucleotidyltransferase: MENETHYAEAVIDNGSFGTRTIRFETGRLAKQAAGSAVAYLDDDTMVLSATTASKNPKDQLDFFPLTVDVEERMYAAGKIPGSFFRREGRPSEDAILTCRLIDRPLRPSFKKGLRNEIQVVATIMALNPDHLYDVVAINAASASTQLAGLPFSGPIGGVRVALINGQWVAFPTHTELEDAVFDMVVAGRVLEDGDVAIMMVEAEATEKTIQLVQGGAEAPTEEVVASGLDAAKPFIKVLCKAQADLAAKAAKPTGEFPVFLDYQDDILEALSAAVRPELASALTIAGKQDREAELDRVKALAAEKLLPEFEGREKEISAAYRSLTKQLVRERVIKEKKRIDGRGVTDIRTLAAEVEAIPRVHGSALFERGETQILGVTTLNMLRMEQQLDTLSPVTRKRYMHNYNFPPYSVGETGRVGSPKRREIGHGALAERAIVPVLPTREEFPYAIRQVSEALGSNGSTSMGSVCASTMSLLNAGVPLKAPVAGIAMGLISQEINGETHYVALTDILGAEDAFGDMDFKVAGTKEFVTALQLDTKLDGIPASVLAAALKQARDARLHILDVMMEAIDTPDEMSPNAPRIITVKIPVDKIGEVIGPKGKMINQIQEDTGAEITIEDDGTIYIGAQVGSQAEAARATINGIANPTMPEVGERYLGTVVKTTTFGAFVSLLPGKDGLLHISQIRKLAGGKRVENVEDVLGVGSKVQVEIAEIDSRGKLSLIPVIEGEEAAEDAKDDSDK; this comes from the coding sequence GTGGAGAACGAGACCCACTACGCCGAGGCCGTCATCGACAACGGCTCCTTCGGCACCCGCACCATCCGCTTCGAGACGGGCCGCCTGGCCAAGCAGGCCGCCGGCTCCGCCGTGGCGTACCTGGACGACGACACCATGGTGCTGTCGGCCACCACCGCCTCCAAGAACCCCAAGGACCAGCTCGACTTCTTCCCCCTCACGGTGGACGTCGAGGAGCGGATGTACGCCGCCGGCAAGATCCCCGGCAGCTTCTTCCGCCGTGAGGGCCGTCCCTCCGAGGACGCCATCCTCACCTGCCGCCTGATCGACCGCCCGCTGCGCCCCTCCTTCAAGAAGGGCCTGCGCAACGAGATCCAGGTCGTCGCCACGATCATGGCGCTCAACCCCGACCACCTGTACGACGTCGTGGCGATCAACGCCGCGTCCGCGTCCACGCAGCTGGCCGGCCTGCCCTTCTCCGGCCCGATCGGCGGCGTCCGCGTCGCGCTGATCAACGGCCAGTGGGTCGCGTTCCCGACGCACACCGAGCTCGAGGACGCCGTCTTCGACATGGTCGTCGCCGGTCGCGTCCTGGAGGACGGCGACGTCGCGATCATGATGGTCGAGGCCGAGGCCACCGAGAAGACCATCCAGCTGGTCCAGGGCGGCGCCGAGGCGCCGACCGAGGAGGTCGTCGCCTCCGGTCTGGACGCCGCGAAGCCCTTCATCAAGGTGCTCTGCAAGGCGCAGGCCGACCTCGCCGCCAAGGCCGCCAAGCCGACCGGCGAGTTCCCCGTCTTCCTCGACTACCAGGACGACATCCTGGAGGCGCTGTCCGCCGCCGTCCGCCCGGAGCTCGCCTCCGCGCTGACCATCGCGGGCAAGCAGGACCGCGAGGCCGAGCTGGACCGCGTCAAGGCGCTCGCCGCCGAGAAGCTCCTGCCGGAGTTCGAGGGCCGCGAGAAGGAGATCTCCGCCGCGTACCGCTCGCTCACCAAGCAGCTGGTCCGTGAGCGCGTGATCAAGGAGAAGAAGCGCATCGACGGCCGCGGCGTCACGGACATCCGTACGCTCGCCGCCGAGGTCGAGGCCATCCCGCGCGTGCACGGATCGGCGCTGTTCGAGCGTGGCGAGACCCAGATCCTGGGCGTCACCACCCTCAACATGCTCCGGATGGAGCAGCAGCTGGACACCCTCTCCCCGGTGACCCGCAAGCGCTACATGCACAACTACAACTTCCCGCCGTACTCCGTCGGCGAGACCGGCCGCGTGGGCTCCCCCAAGCGCCGCGAGATCGGCCACGGCGCTCTCGCCGAGCGCGCCATCGTGCCGGTCCTGCCGACGCGCGAGGAGTTCCCCTACGCGATCCGTCAGGTGTCCGAGGCTCTCGGCTCCAACGGCTCGACGTCCATGGGCTCGGTCTGCGCCTCCACCATGTCGCTGCTGAACGCCGGTGTGCCGCTGAAGGCCCCCGTCGCCGGTATCGCCATGGGCCTGATCTCCCAGGAGATCAACGGCGAGACGCACTACGTCGCCCTCACCGACATCCTCGGTGCGGAGGACGCCTTCGGCGACATGGACTTCAAGGTCGCCGGCACCAAGGAGTTCGTCACCGCCCTCCAGCTCGACACCAAGCTGGACGGCATCCCGGCCTCCGTCCTGGCCGCGGCCCTCAAGCAGGCCCGCGACGCCCGCCTCCACATCCTCGACGTGATGATGGAAGCGATCGACACGCCGGACGAGATGTCCCCCAACGCCCCGCGGATCATCACGGTCAAGATCCCCGTGGACAAGATCGGTGAGGTCATCGGCCCGAAGGGCAAGATGATCAACCAGATCCAGGAGGACACCGGCGCCGAGATCACGATCGAGGACGACGGCACCATCTACATCGGTGCCCAGGTCGGCTCGCAGGCCGAGGCCGCCCGCGCCACGATCAACGGCATCGCCAACCCGACCATGCCGGAGGTCGGCGAGCGCTACCTGGGTACGGTCGTCAAGACCACCACCTTCGGTGCGTTCGTGTCGCTGCTCCCGGGCAAGGACGGTCTGCTGCACATCTCGCAGATCCGCAAGCTCGCCGGCGGCAAGCGCGTGGAGAACGTCGAGGACGTGCTCGGTGTGGGCTCCAAGGTCCAGGTCGAGATCGCCGAGATCGACTCCCGCGGCAAGCTCTCCCTGATCCCCGTGATCGAGGGCGAGGAAGCCGCCGAGGACGCGAAGGACGACTCCGACAAGTGA